From the genome of Hathewaya histolytica, one region includes:
- a CDS encoding DUF979 domain-containing protein yields MDIKQISIMLLEFFYMLTGIIMLMTTYFILKDDKHPTRIGTASFWSILGFIFIFGKYVPSKLVGALLLIIGLLTLTKQVKIGSIKTISDSFREEQSKKIGGKIFIPSLALAVVAFAVAQYTKLGGQVAIGMSALAGLILTLFITKSPAKNIALDGDRMLQQVGSSSILPQLLAALGTVFTAAGVGQVISKGISTIIPQGNILLGVTAYCLGMAIFTMIMGNAFAAFAVITAGVGVPFVFAQGANPAIAGALALTAGYCGTLLTPMAANFNIVPAALLESKNKNRVIISQAPVAILLLIIHIALMYFLAF; encoded by the coding sequence ATGGATATAAAGCAAATCTCAATAATGTTATTGGAATTTTTCTATATGTTAACTGGTATTATAATGCTAATGACAACTTATTTTATATTAAAAGATGACAAACATCCTACAAGAATTGGTACAGCTTCATTTTGGTCTATATTAGGCTTCATATTTATATTCGGAAAATACGTTCCTTCTAAATTAGTAGGTGCTCTACTTTTAATAATAGGTCTTCTTACATTAACTAAACAAGTTAAAATTGGTTCTATTAAAACTATTTCTGATAGTTTTAGAGAAGAACAATCCAAAAAAATTGGTGGAAAAATATTCATTCCTTCTTTAGCCTTAGCTGTAGTAGCTTTTGCTGTAGCTCAATATACTAAGCTTGGTGGTCAAGTAGCTATAGGTATGTCAGCTTTAGCAGGTCTTATTCTTACTTTATTTATAACTAAATCTCCAGCAAAGAATATTGCTCTTGATGGTGATAGGATGTTACAACAAGTTGGATCTTCTAGTATACTTCCTCAATTACTTGCAGCTCTAGGAACTGTATTTACTGCTGCTGGAGTTGGTCAGGTTATTTCTAAAGGAATATCAACAATAATTCCTCAAGGAAATATCTTATTAGGTGTTACAGCTTACTGCTTAGGAATGGCTATATTTACAATGATAATGGGAAATGCCTTCGCTGCATTTGCAGTTATAACAGCTGGTGTTGGTGTTCCATTTGTATTTGCCCAAGGTGCTAACCCTGCTATAGCTGGTGCTCTAGCTTTAACTGCTGGATATTGTGGAACATTATTAACTCCAATGGCTGCAAACTTCAACATAGTTCCTGCTGCTTTATTGGAAAGTAAAAATAAAAATAGAGTAATAATATCCCAAGCTCCTGTAGCTATATTATTACTAATAATTCATATAGCACTTATGTATTTCTTAGCATTTTAA
- the pcp gene encoding pyroglutamyl-peptidase I yields the protein MKVLVTGFDPFGGEKINPALEAVKGLKNSISGAEIIKIEIPTVFKKSVAEVEKAIVKHNPDIVLCIGQAGGRFEISPERVAINMDDARIEDNEGNQPIDLPIFKDGAPAYFTSLPIKAMVKEMKENGVPGSISNTAGTFVCNHVMYGVLYLIDKKYPNMKGGFIHVPFIPEQVTEKRNMPSMSLELITKGLELCIKAAVENTEDIKETGGKIC from the coding sequence ATGAAAGTTTTAGTTACTGGTTTTGATCCTTTTGGTGGAGAAAAAATAAACCCTGCCTTAGAGGCTGTAAAAGGGTTAAAAAATAGTATATCTGGTGCAGAAATTATAAAAATAGAAATACCAACTGTATTTAAAAAATCTGTTGCTGAAGTAGAAAAAGCCATTGTTAAACATAATCCTGATATAGTACTTTGTATAGGGCAAGCTGGTGGAAGGTTTGAAATAAGTCCAGAAAGAGTAGCTATAAATATGGATGATGCTAGAATAGAAGATAACGAAGGTAATCAACCTATTGATTTACCTATATTTAAAGATGGTGCGCCTGCATACTTCACATCCCTTCCAATAAAAGCTATGGTAAAAGAAATGAAGGAGAATGGTGTTCCTGGTAGTATATCAAATACAGCTGGTACATTTGTATGCAACCATGTAATGTATGGTGTACTTTATCTTATAGATAAAAAGTACCCTAATATGAAAGGTGGATTCATTCACGTTCCATTCATACCAGAACAAGTTACAGAAAAGAGAAATATGCCGAGCATGTCTCTAGAACTTATAACAAAAGGTCTTGAACTTTG
- a CDS encoding DUF969 domain-containing protein: MKLLGILIVIIGFILKLDTISVVIVSGIVTALVSGIDFMSFLDILGKSFVETRYMTLFVLTLPVIGICERYGLKEKAIDLIQKAKKLTTGRILVLYLFIRELAAIASVRLGGHPQFIRPLINPMAQGAAISKYKDVDEESEDVIKGMAAAAENYGNFYGQNVFIANSGVLLIVGTLSELGYKVTQVDVAKYSIPIAICAFILGSLQFLWLDKKLDMKMKKNK; this comes from the coding sequence ATAAAACTTTTAGGTATACTTATTGTAATAATTGGATTCATTCTAAAACTAGATACTATTTCAGTAGTCATAGTGTCTGGTATAGTTACTGCACTTGTATCTGGTATTGACTTCATGTCCTTCTTAGATATTCTCGGCAAATCTTTTGTTGAAACAAGATATATGACACTATTTGTACTTACCTTACCTGTTATAGGTATATGTGAAAGATACGGTTTAAAGGAAAAGGCTATAGACCTTATACAAAAAGCTAAAAAACTTACTACTGGTAGAATTTTAGTTCTTTACTTATTTATAAGAGAATTAGCTGCTATAGCTTCTGTAAGACTTGGAGGACATCCTCAATTTATAAGACCTCTTATCAACCCAATGGCACAGGGTGCTGCCATAAGTAAATATAAAGATGTGGATGAAGAGAGTGAAGACGTTATAAAAGGTATGGCTGCTGCTGCTGAAAACTATGGTAACTTTTACGGACAGAACGTTTTCATTGCAAATTCAGGAGTTTTATTAATTGTAGGAACTTTAAGCGAACTTGGGTATAAAGTAACTCAGGTAGATGTAGCTAAATATTCAATTCCTATAGCTATATGTGCATTTATTCTTGGATCATTACAATTCCTATGGTTAGATAAAAAGTTAGATATGAAAATGAAAAAAAATAAATAA